Proteins co-encoded in one Gossypium arboreum isolate Shixiya-1 chromosome 11, ASM2569848v2, whole genome shotgun sequence genomic window:
- the LOC108463325 gene encoding phospholipase A1-Ibeta2, chloroplastic-like yields the protein MMIGVGLTLPAQNLNVFNARRASFKCQKSPLNPTSRRHVSSTSSTELTRETLSNLEKLLQKSNQPDPERVVKTSTSNGLIETKGKGLLEGLNLSRIWPEMKAAEEMSPRHLNRLQRLLSKTMEYSPRNNLGSRWREYHGCNDWSGLLDPLDENLRREVVRYGEFVQAAYHGFHSNPAMSTDEAPLPRHVALPDRSYKVTKSLYTTSSVGLPKWVDDVAPDLGWMTQRSSWIGYVAVCDDKREIHRMGRRDIVIALRGTATCMEWAENFRAQLDQIPESDDPTQRVERGFLSLHKTRGAHVPSLAESVVEEVQRLIEMYKGEPLSITITGHSLGAALSLLVADEISSCTPHVPPVAVFSFGGPRVGNKGFVERLNKKNVKVLRIVNNQDLITKVPGVFIGEKAQQQQKEDNPWTYSHVGTELRVDTKMSPYLKPNVDIACCHDLEAYLHLVDGYLSSKCPFRSNAKRSLAKLLHDQGSNVKQLYTHKALSLNLERDRFSFPMPSCLPSPSQ from the coding sequence ATGATGATCGGCGTCGGGTTGACTCTTCCGGCTCAGAACTTGAATGTCTTCAATGCCAGGCGAGCAAGCTTCAAGTGCCAGAAATCACCTctaaatccaacttctcgaagacATGTTTCATCGACATCTTCGACTGAGTTAACTCGGGAAACCCTTTCCAACCTCGAAAAACTCCTTCAGAAATCAAACCAACCCGACCCAGAACGAGTCGTCAAAACTTCCACCAGCAACGGGTTGATCGAAACCAAAGGTAAGGGTTTACTCGAAGGGCTTAACCTATCCCGGATATGGCCGGAAATGAAAGCCGCCGAAGAGATGTCTCCCCGCCATTTAAATAGGCTTCAGAGGCTTTTATCCAAAACCATGGAGTATTCTCCGAGGAACAACCTCGGTTCTCGTTGGAGAGAGTACCACGGTTGCAATGATTGGTCCGGTTTGCTCGACCCTCTTGACGAGAATCTCCGGCGAGAAGTTGTTCGGTACGGTGAATTTGTTCAAGCTGCTTACCATGGTTTCCATTCGAACCCGGCCATGTCAACCGACGAGGCTCCGTTGCCGAGGCACGTGGCTTTACCCGATAGGTCTTACAAGGTGACAAAGAGCCTCTACACAACCTCCTCCGTCGGGTTGCCGAAATGGGTCGACGACGTGGCTCCGGATCTCGGGTGGATGACCCAAAGGTCAAGTTGGATAGGGTATGTAGCGGTTTGCGATGATAAGAGGGAGATCCACCGCATGGGGAGGAGGGATATCGTGATTGCTTTACGTGGAACCGCTACGTGCATGGAATGGGCCGAAAATTTCCGAGCCCAACTGGATCAAATCCCCGAATCCGATGACCCGACCCAAAGGGTCGAACGCGGGTTCTTAAGCTTACATAAAACACGTGGCGCTCACGTGCCTAGCTTGGCCGAATCAGTGGTCGAAGAAGTGCAAAGGTTGATCGAAATGTACAAAGGAGAACCCCTTAGCATTACAATCACAGGGCACAGCCTTGGCGCGGCGCTATCTCTTTTAGTTGCCGACGAAATAAGCTCATGTACCCCTCACGTGCCGCCAGTCGCCGTGTTCTCTTTTGGAGGACCTCGAGTTGGTAATAAAGGCTTTGTAGAACGATTAAATAAGAAAAATGTTAAAGTATTGAGAATCGTTAACAATCAAGATTTGATCACTAAAGTTCCAGGTGTCTTCATCGGTGAAAAAGctcaacaacaacaaaaagaaGATAACCCATGGACATACTCTCACGTCGGAACAGAATTACGGGTTGATACTAAAATGTCACCTTATTTAAAACCGAACGTAGACATAGCATGTTGTCATGATCTAGAAGCTTACTTACATTTGGTGGACGGATACTTATCATCAAAGTGTCCATTTAGGTCGAATGCTAAACGAAGTTTAGCGAAACTACTTCATGATCAAGGATCAAACGTGAAACAATTGTATACACACAAGGCATTGAGTTTAAACCTTGAAAGGGATAGGTTTAGCTTCCCTATGCCTAGTTGTTTGCCTAGTCCATCTCAATAA